The following are from one region of the Paenibacillus protaetiae genome:
- a CDS encoding heme-degrading domain-containing protein — translation MSELLNTLLEQEEDLQFDAFLNEDALQLGLTIIELAKAEFQKGIAVHIENDQHPLFTHYMAGTNEGNSYWIKTKKNVVNHFGHSSLYVGESYKAKGTTFKESAGLPESDYQGEGGSFPIIVRGAGKIGTVTVTGLTGEEDHYLAAEGIRRYLNRA, via the coding sequence ATGAGCGAATTATTGAATACGCTGCTTGAACAGGAAGAGGATCTGCAATTTGATGCTTTTTTGAATGAGGACGCACTTCAGTTAGGCTTAACCATCATCGAACTTGCGAAAGCGGAGTTTCAGAAGGGAATTGCGGTACATATCGAAAACGACCAGCATCCGCTGTTTACGCACTATATGGCGGGAACAAACGAAGGCAACAGCTATTGGATTAAAACGAAGAAAAACGTGGTGAACCATTTTGGCCACAGCTCCCTGTACGTAGGCGAAAGCTATAAAGCCAAAGGGACAACCTTCAAGGAAAGCGCCGGCCTGCCGGAATCGGATTACCAAGGCGAAGGAGGGTCGTTCCCGATTATCGTCCGCGGCGCCGGCAAGATCGGCACGGTGACGGTTACCGGCTTAACGGGCGAAGAAGATCATTATTTGGCGGCAGAAGGCATTCGCCGTTATTTGAACCGCGCTTAG
- a CDS encoding MDR family MFS transporter, which produces MIGLALGLIFSELDETVVSTAMPTIIRELHGLALYGWVAGIYMLAVTMFMPIIGKLADIYGRKRVYLTCMGLFMAGSIISGLAGSMTWLLIGRGVQGIGAGGLMPLALVIIGESFPLEQRAKIQSLMGPLMILPQLLGPTVGGYLVGHVNWHWVFLINIPIGLISAAVMAGGMRESIAEEKRSIDWLGAATLMLALFSLLMAPVLVDNQGYSWGSPVIVGLLALFVIMTILLIIIESKAKEPIIPLHLFKNRNVVVLSLLVFVLMLGLMGGISLFPFFAQNVMGLTPTGAGYLMLAFMGGAIPSSIVNGFLITKIAYRNLFIVSFLLPIVGFFMLMNLSVSVTVLYVIISFFVLGVGLGALFGGDNLIVQESVAAKDSGIALSTVQLVQSLGATIGLSVFGSLLSRHIKEGIAGISSQLPEGAEHIETGGIPQDIAPDLLLQIRTVFTESFHNMFAISFVFVIAAFFICWFLRKEILSKKEETVSAS; this is translated from the coding sequence ATGATCGGCCTGGCTCTTGGCCTTATATTCTCCGAGCTGGACGAAACGGTCGTTTCTACCGCCATGCCAACCATTATACGCGAGCTTCACGGCCTTGCTTTGTACGGCTGGGTAGCCGGCATTTATATGCTTGCCGTCACGATGTTTATGCCGATTATCGGCAAACTCGCCGATATATACGGCCGCAAGCGGGTGTACTTGACTTGTATGGGCTTGTTTATGGCCGGCTCCATCATCAGCGGTCTGGCTGGCTCGATGACCTGGCTGCTGATCGGCCGGGGCGTTCAGGGCATCGGCGCCGGCGGGCTTATGCCGCTTGCGCTGGTCATTATCGGCGAATCGTTCCCGCTGGAGCAGCGGGCCAAAATTCAAAGCTTGATGGGGCCGCTTATGATTTTGCCCCAACTGCTTGGACCAACGGTCGGCGGCTATCTGGTCGGGCATGTCAATTGGCACTGGGTATTCCTGATTAACATCCCGATCGGCCTGATCTCAGCAGCCGTGATGGCTGGCGGCATGCGCGAATCCATCGCCGAAGAGAAACGCTCCATCGACTGGCTTGGCGCGGCGACCCTTATGCTGGCGTTATTCTCGCTGCTGATGGCTCCGGTGCTGGTCGATAACCAAGGTTATTCATGGGGATCTCCGGTCATCGTCGGCCTGCTGGCTCTATTTGTGATCATGACCATCCTGCTGATCATCATCGAATCGAAAGCGAAGGAACCGATTATTCCGCTGCATTTGTTCAAAAACCGGAACGTTGTCGTATTGTCCTTACTAGTATTTGTCCTGATGCTGGGTCTGATGGGCGGCATCTCCTTGTTCCCGTTTTTCGCGCAAAACGTAATGGGGCTTACCCCTACTGGGGCCGGTTATTTAATGCTGGCATTTATGGGCGGGGCGATTCCATCGAGTATCGTTAACGGCTTCCTTATTACAAAGATCGCCTACCGGAACCTGTTTATCGTATCGTTCCTGCTGCCGATTGTCGGATTTTTCATGCTGATGAATCTGTCGGTCAGCGTTACCGTCTTGTACGTCATCATCAGCTTCTTTGTGCTTGGCGTCGGGCTTGGCGCTTTGTTTGGCGGCGACAATCTGATCGTGCAGGAATCGGTTGCAGCCAAAGACAGCGGCATCGCCTTGTCGACCGTGCAGCTGGTCCAGTCGCTTGGCGCTACCATCGGGCTCAGCGTATTCGGCAGCCTGCTGTCCCGCCATATTAAGGAAGGCATTGCAGGCATAAGCAGCCAGCTGCCTGAAGGGGCAGAGCATATTGAGACCGGCGGCATTCCGCAGGATATCGCGCCCGATCTGCTGCTGCAAATCCGGACCGTGTTCACGGAGTCCTTCCATAACATGTTTGCGATCTCCTTTGTATTTGTAATTGCCGCCTTCTTTATTTGCTGGTTTTTGCGCAAAGAAATATTGTCCAAAAAAGAAGAAACCGTCAGCGCATCCTAA
- a CDS encoding protein adenylyltransferase SelO — MATTIGWRFDNSYTRLPELLFTRHNATPVQAPQLVVVNEALAASLGLDSEALRSTEGAAELAGNRVPDGAEPLAQAYAGHQFGHFNRLGDGRALLLGEHLTPAGARVDIQLKGSGRTPYSRGGDGRSALGPMLREYIMSEAMHALGIPTTRSLAVAATGEPVYRETVLPGAVLTRIAASHIRVGTFQYAAAWGTEEDVKALADYTIRRHYPELEQRADRYLGLFEEIASRQALLIAKWQLAGFIHGVMNTDNMAVSGEAIDYGPCAFIDAYDPATVFSSIDSEGRYAYGNQPRIAAWNLARFAETLLPLLHRDEEQAISLAQAALDGFADRFRHEWLAGMRAKLGMFGEEPEDEAIIESLLILMKKHRADYTGTFLTLTLGKPEAEDGLFADDPDGKQWYQLWQERLGRQPQPLAEARERMRRSNPAVIPRNHLVEAALDAAVERDDYSVMHRLLEVLAEPYAHRPEQAEYAKPPAEPDPGYRTFCGT; from the coding sequence ATGGCAACAACGATCGGATGGCGGTTCGACAACAGCTACACCCGGCTGCCGGAGCTATTGTTTACGCGGCATAACGCAACACCGGTGCAGGCGCCGCAGCTGGTAGTCGTGAATGAAGCGCTGGCGGCATCGCTTGGTTTGGACAGCGAAGCGCTTCGCAGCACGGAAGGGGCGGCGGAGCTGGCCGGAAACCGGGTGCCGGATGGAGCGGAACCGCTTGCGCAAGCTTATGCCGGCCATCAGTTCGGCCATTTCAACCGGCTGGGCGACGGGCGGGCGCTGCTGCTCGGCGAGCATCTAACGCCGGCAGGCGCAAGGGTCGACATTCAGCTGAAAGGCTCCGGCCGCACTCCTTATTCGCGGGGCGGCGACGGCCGGTCGGCGCTTGGGCCGATGCTGCGCGAGTACATCATGAGCGAAGCGATGCATGCGCTGGGCATTCCGACAACGCGCAGCCTGGCGGTTGCGGCTACCGGCGAGCCGGTATACCGGGAGACCGTGCTGCCTGGCGCGGTATTGACCCGTATTGCTGCAAGCCATATCCGTGTCGGCACGTTCCAGTATGCGGCTGCATGGGGGACGGAAGAAGACGTGAAGGCGCTGGCCGATTATACGATCCGCCGGCATTATCCGGAGCTGGAGCAGCGGGCGGATCGTTATTTGGGCCTGTTTGAAGAGATCGCCAGCCGTCAGGCTTTGCTGATCGCGAAATGGCAGCTGGCCGGCTTTATTCACGGCGTCATGAATACCGATAATATGGCGGTTAGCGGGGAAGCGATCGACTACGGCCCATGCGCGTTTATAGATGCATACGATCCGGCAACGGTATTCAGCTCCATTGATTCGGAAGGCCGTTACGCCTACGGCAACCAGCCGCGGATTGCGGCCTGGAACTTGGCGCGTTTTGCCGAGACGCTGCTGCCTTTGCTGCATCGGGACGAGGAGCAGGCGATTTCTCTGGCGCAAGCTGCGCTGGACGGTTTCGCCGACCGGTTCCGGCACGAATGGCTGGCCGGCATGCGCGCGAAGCTGGGAATGTTCGGCGAGGAGCCGGAAGACGAAGCCATCATCGAAAGCCTGCTCATCCTGATGAAAAAACATCGTGCAGATTATACCGGCACTTTCCTGACGCTTACCTTGGGCAAGCCGGAGGCGGAGGACGGCCTATTCGCCGACGATCCGGACGGCAAGCAGTGGTACCAGCTTTGGCAGGAAAGGCTTGGGCGTCAGCCGCAGCCGCTCGCGGAAGCCCGCGAACGGATGCGACGCAGCAATCCCGCTGTTATTCCGCGCAACCATCTGGTAGAAGCGGCGCTTGATGCCGCTGTGGAGCGGGATGATTACAGCGTCATGCACCGGCTGCTTGAGGTTCTGGCGGAGCCTTATGCGCACCGGCCGGAGCAAGCGGAATATGCGAAACCGCCGGCAGAACCGGACCCGGGCTACCGTACCTTTTGCGGTACATAA
- a CDS encoding MerR family transcriptional regulator, protein MVGLTKRTLRYYEEIGLLPPPERSVGGFRLYTDKHVEHLNRLINARDVLGFSLQELQQFVAIGEQFNNQRAEIRQTEDNATRLNKIAEMEQTISEQLHLLDQKLEKINAVRADLNQLNEKLLAAKTKLLNDME, encoded by the coding sequence ATGGTCGGATTAACGAAGCGGACCCTTCGTTATTATGAAGAAATCGGGCTGCTTCCTCCACCGGAACGGAGTGTAGGCGGATTCCGGCTCTATACCGACAAGCATGTGGAACACCTCAATCGGCTGATCAACGCCCGCGATGTGCTTGGCTTCTCCTTGCAGGAGCTTCAGCAGTTTGTAGCCATTGGGGAACAGTTCAACAATCAAAGAGCCGAGATCAGGCAGACGGAAGACAACGCAACCCGATTAAACAAAATCGCAGAGATGGAGCAGACCATCAGCGAGCAGCTGCATCTGCTCGATCAGAAGCTGGAAAAGATCAATGCGGTACGAGCGGACTTGAATCAACTCAATGAAAAGCTGTTGGCAGCAAAAACTAAACTTTTAAACGATATGGAGTGA
- a CDS encoding MFS transporter, producing the protein MEISHATTGLKQQPAKEKFPVSLLSLTVGAFAIGMTEFVIMGILPNVAEDLKVSIASAGQLITMYALGVAVGAPVLTVLTQRIPQKKLLCLLMLLFIFGNGISVFAPNYAVLMAARIVTALTHGTFFGVGAVIASNLVRPDKRAGAVSIMMAGLTIANILGVPLGTYIGQNLGWRASFASIAIMGVIALLGIIALIPKLPQEKPMGIKQQIAALANRKLAMFLLICALGNAGLFAVFTYVTPLLVEVTGFAEHNVTWILVLFGIGVTVGNIIGGKLADWRLMPSILGTYAFIVLALTALTFTIHNEAAAVVTIFLWGAGSFAVMPGLQVRIMSVAKGAPALASTSSHSAGNLGNAAGAFVGGWVITNMSLSSLPWTGAILVALALAVGAAGFIAERRAANEKA; encoded by the coding sequence ATGGAAATTTCTCATGCAACAACCGGGCTTAAACAACAGCCGGCGAAAGAAAAGTTCCCGGTCTCGCTGCTGTCGCTTACGGTCGGCGCCTTCGCCATCGGAATGACCGAGTTTGTTATTATGGGCATTTTGCCTAATGTGGCGGAGGATTTGAAAGTTTCGATCGCCTCGGCCGGCCAGCTGATTACAATGTACGCGCTTGGGGTAGCGGTTGGCGCGCCTGTCTTAACCGTCCTCACGCAGCGCATTCCGCAAAAAAAACTGCTGTGCCTGCTCATGCTGCTGTTTATTTTCGGCAACGGCATTTCGGTATTTGCGCCGAATTACGCCGTGCTGATGGCCGCCCGTATCGTTACTGCCTTGACGCACGGGACTTTTTTTGGCGTGGGGGCCGTTATCGCCTCCAACCTGGTGCGCCCCGACAAACGCGCCGGCGCCGTCTCCATTATGATGGCCGGCTTGACGATCGCCAACATTCTTGGCGTGCCGCTTGGCACCTACATCGGGCAAAACTTGGGCTGGCGCGCTTCATTTGCTTCCATTGCCATCATGGGCGTTATTGCGCTGCTGGGCATTATCGCTCTTATCCCTAAGCTCCCGCAGGAGAAACCAATGGGAATCAAGCAGCAAATTGCGGCGCTGGCGAACCGGAAGCTGGCGATGTTTCTGCTCATTTGCGCGCTGGGCAACGCCGGGCTGTTCGCCGTCTTTACGTATGTAACACCGCTTCTTGTAGAAGTAACCGGCTTCGCCGAGCATAATGTCACGTGGATCCTTGTGCTGTTCGGCATCGGCGTAACGGTAGGCAACATCATTGGCGGCAAACTGGCGGATTGGCGGCTTATGCCGTCGATACTCGGCACATACGCCTTCATCGTACTTGCGCTGACCGCGCTGACATTTACGATTCATAATGAAGCGGCTGCGGTGGTCACGATCTTTTTGTGGGGGGCAGGCTCGTTTGCCGTCATGCCGGGCTTGCAGGTCCGCATCATGAGCGTTGCCAAAGGGGCTCCGGCGCTCGCTTCCACCTCCAGCCACTCTGCCGGCAATTTGGGCAATGCGGCCGGCGCTTTCGTCGGCGGCTGGGTCATTACGAACATGTCCCTTTCCTCCCTGCCATGGACCGGAGCTATCCTTGTCGCACTTGCGCTGGCCGTTGGCGCAGCCGGCTTTATAGCGGAACGCAGAGCGGCTAATGAAAAAGCCTAA
- a CDS encoding glycosyltransferase has translation MIELAMTFHDRNGKYTEHAGVVLASVFKNTKSPINVHILHDESLNEVNKFRLVELARRYKHDIYFYSVTLPDDLLAAAEAAEKVHTWSLASIYRLMLPKLIMKDKTLYLDCDLLVTMDITDLWKTDLGRHYLAATWDQGILQVADEVAVFGLDPAVYFNSGVILFDLDNIRKKEGWYEDILTFLRTYPKTTLPDQDILNSVFGKQYLPMPERFNTFVDPDENISYEDKILHFAGELKCWDPQSPGFPLYSHYREFTPWGSHTGEDADRTAHSRIEGPPVMIDKFVSPAQARPGETVWFNLEVRNESGADLTGVRLTDSLRGTIEWFDRLAAGASLWLSWPYMIAKDERPGSTISSTTELKADTIQPLQAKAAVTVAAASQAAAAKFEEAEVNFNFPIPIWPHLRHTGITTRPLLLKKKAGKKPKPKLTRKPVAKTKRKPKGKLKQRLVPGARLERKKLAAKKKSVSRQPRRTVVYATPRAHGLPVKFIKHHEPGKASA, from the coding sequence ATGATTGAGCTCGCAATGACGTTCCACGACCGAAACGGCAAATATACAGAGCACGCCGGTGTCGTTCTTGCATCTGTATTTAAAAATACAAAGTCGCCAATAAATGTTCATATTTTGCATGACGAATCCTTGAATGAAGTGAACAAATTCCGGCTCGTTGAACTGGCCAGGCGTTACAAGCATGATATTTATTTCTACTCCGTGACGTTGCCGGACGATTTGCTTGCAGCGGCGGAGGCGGCGGAGAAAGTTCATACCTGGTCGCTCGCCAGCATTTACAGGCTGATGCTTCCTAAGCTTATTATGAAAGATAAAACATTATATCTGGATTGCGACTTATTGGTTACGATGGATATTACCGACTTGTGGAAAACCGACCTTGGCCGACATTATTTGGCGGCGACATGGGATCAGGGCATTTTGCAAGTAGCGGATGAAGTTGCCGTATTTGGGCTTGACCCTGCCGTATACTTTAATTCCGGCGTCATATTATTTGATCTGGACAATATCCGCAAAAAAGAAGGCTGGTACGAGGATATTTTAACGTTCCTGCGCACTTACCCCAAAACCACATTGCCGGATCAGGATATTCTCAATTCCGTATTCGGCAAGCAATACCTTCCGATGCCGGAACGCTTTAATACATTTGTCGATCCGGATGAAAATATATCATACGAAGATAAAATTCTTCATTTCGCCGGAGAATTAAAATGTTGGGACCCTCAGTCGCCGGGTTTCCCTTTATACAGCCATTACCGCGAGTTTACGCCGTGGGGCAGCCATACCGGCGAGGATGCCGATAGAACGGCGCATTCGCGGATTGAAGGGCCGCCCGTTATGATCGACAAATTTGTTTCTCCTGCCCAAGCACGGCCGGGCGAGACGGTCTGGTTTAATTTGGAGGTGCGCAATGAAAGCGGCGCCGATCTGACCGGAGTCCGGCTCACTGATTCGCTGCGCGGCACCATCGAATGGTTTGACCGGCTTGCAGCCGGTGCAAGCTTGTGGCTGAGCTGGCCGTATATGATCGCCAAAGATGAAAGGCCGGGCAGCACGATCTCCAGCACAACGGAGCTGAAAGCCGACACGATTCAGCCTTTGCAAGCAAAAGCTGCGGTGACCGTAGCCGCCGCATCTCAGGCTGCAGCGGCCAAGTTTGAAGAGGCGGAAGTTAATTTTAACTTCCCCATTCCGATATGGCCGCATCTTCGCCATACAGGGATAACGACGAGGCCTTTATTGCTGAAGAAAAAGGCGGGAAAAAAGCCGAAACCAAAGCTGACACGGAAACCAGTTGCCAAAACGAAACGGAAACCGAAAGGGAAGCTTAAGCAAAGGCTTGTACCCGGCGCACGCCTTGAGCGGAAGAAGCTGGCTGCAAAGAAGAAGAGCGTCAGCCGCCAGCCGCGCCGCACCGTAGTTTATGCCACACCCCGCGCCCATGGCTTGCCGGTAAAATTTATAAAACATCATGAACCTGGCAAGGCTTCGGCATAG
- a CDS encoding MFS transporter: protein MLSQPRAVWAVFFAGIIAFMGLGLVDPILKEIAVKLEATPSQVSLLFTSYNAVMAVAMLITGTVTSRIGIKKTLLLGVVIIAIFSFLGGMSNNIWVLVGLRAGWGLGNAFFVATALTAIVSLSTSGVAKAIILYEAAIGLGISVGPLAGGELGSISWRGPFMGVATLMVIAFIAILVMMPRNAGAPAAGVKAPVKKTSLLDPFRAMKHRSLVVFGLTACFYNFGFFTLLAFGPFVLEGLNIHQLGYVFLGWGLLLAITSVFMAPWLQRKFGTVKSMAAMLTLFGLTLLAMAIWTDKQWVIIAAIIFAGALLGNNNTLITTGVMNAAPVERSTASAAYSFLRFVGGAIAPYFAGKLAEWFNPHVPFYVGAGFVILSVLFILANHKHVKHVDHAGGH from the coding sequence ATGTTAAGCCAGCCGCGTGCCGTATGGGCTGTATTTTTTGCCGGTATCATCGCCTTTATGGGTCTGGGTCTCGTAGATCCGATCCTGAAAGAAATTGCTGTGAAACTGGAAGCTACCCCAAGCCAGGTCAGCTTGCTTTTTACAAGCTATAATGCCGTCATGGCCGTAGCCATGCTCATTACCGGCACCGTAACTTCCCGTATCGGCATAAAAAAAACGCTGCTGCTTGGCGTTGTTATTATCGCGATCTTCTCTTTCCTCGGCGGCATGTCGAACAATATTTGGGTGCTCGTCGGCCTTCGCGCCGGCTGGGGTCTAGGCAATGCCTTTTTCGTAGCAACGGCTTTGACGGCAATCGTATCGCTGTCCACAAGCGGCGTTGCGAAAGCGATTATTTTATATGAAGCGGCAATCGGCCTTGGCATTTCCGTTGGCCCGCTTGCCGGCGGCGAGCTTGGTTCGATCTCGTGGAGAGGCCCATTCATGGGTGTCGCTACATTGATGGTCATTGCTTTCATCGCCATTCTGGTCATGATGCCTAGAAACGCCGGAGCGCCTGCAGCAGGCGTGAAAGCGCCGGTGAAAAAAACTTCGCTGCTTGATCCGTTCCGCGCGATGAAACACCGTTCCCTTGTTGTTTTTGGTTTGACAGCTTGTTTCTACAACTTCGGCTTCTTTACCCTGCTTGCCTTTGGGCCATTTGTATTGGAAGGCCTGAACATCCATCAGCTTGGCTATGTATTTCTTGGCTGGGGCCTTCTGCTGGCGATTACGTCGGTATTTATGGCGCCTTGGCTGCAGCGGAAATTCGGCACCGTCAAATCAATGGCAGCGATGCTGACTTTATTTGGTTTGACGCTGCTTGCTATGGCCATCTGGACCGACAAGCAATGGGTTATCATCGCTGCCATTATTTTTGCCGGCGCTTTGCTTGGCAATAACAACACGCTGATTACAACAGGCGTTATGAACGCGGCGCCGGTTGAACGCTCCACCGCTTCGGCAGCGTACAGCTTCCTTCGTTTTGTAGGCGGCGCAATCGCTCCTTATTTCGCAGGCAAACTTGCCGAATGGTTCAACCCGCATGTACCGTTTTACGTTGGCGCAGGGTTCGTGATCCTGTCGGTGCTGTTCATTTTGGCTAACCACAAGCATGTGAAGCATGTCGACCATGCCGGCGGCCATTAA
- the gdhA gene encoding NADP-specific glutamate dehydrogenase, producing MSTVQELKQESLQAAREYVHEVYETVKKRNPGEYEFHQAVKEIFDSLVPVFAKHPKYKENAILERISEPERLISFRVPWVDDQGKVQVNRGFRVQFNSAIGPYKGGLRFHPSVNASIIKFLGFEQIFKNSLTGQPIGGGKGGSDFDPKGKSDNEVMRFTQSFMTELSKYIGPDVDVPAGDIGVGGREIGYMYGQYKRMRGGSEAGVLTGKGIGYGGSLARTEATGYGCVYFVKEMLSDKGLSFNGSTVIVSGSGNVSIYAMKKAMELGAKVVACSDSNGYVYDPNGIDLETVIQLKEVERKRISEYAKARPTAEYYEGCTGIWTIPCDIALPCATQNEIDDQSAKILIANGVKAIGEGANMPSTLEAIDLFLANGVLFGPAKAANAGGVSVSALEMAQNSMRLAWTFEEVDAKLHDIMTNIYQSSMKAAEEYGHPGNLVVGANIAGFLKVADAMLAQGVI from the coding sequence ATGAGTACTGTTCAAGAATTGAAACAAGAATCTTTGCAAGCTGCCCGCGAGTATGTCCATGAAGTGTATGAGACCGTCAAAAAGCGCAATCCGGGCGAATATGAATTTCATCAAGCTGTAAAAGAAATTTTTGACTCTCTTGTTCCTGTTTTCGCCAAACACCCGAAGTACAAAGAAAATGCGATACTCGAACGGATCTCCGAACCGGAAAGACTGATATCGTTCCGTGTGCCTTGGGTCGATGATCAAGGCAAAGTGCAAGTAAACCGCGGCTTCCGCGTGCAGTTCAACAGCGCCATCGGGCCTTACAAAGGCGGTCTCCGCTTCCACCCGTCTGTTAATGCCAGCATTATCAAATTCCTCGGCTTCGAGCAAATTTTCAAAAACTCTTTGACCGGCCAGCCGATCGGCGGCGGCAAAGGCGGTTCCGACTTTGATCCAAAAGGCAAATCCGACAATGAAGTCATGCGCTTCACACAAAGCTTCATGACCGAACTGTCCAAATATATCGGCCCGGACGTTGACGTTCCGGCCGGCGACATCGGCGTCGGCGGCCGTGAAATCGGTTATATGTATGGGCAATACAAACGGATGCGCGGCGGTTCTGAAGCCGGCGTGCTGACAGGCAAAGGCATTGGCTACGGCGGAAGCCTGGCCCGTACCGAAGCTACCGGCTACGGCTGCGTTTATTTCGTGAAAGAGATGCTGAGCGACAAAGGTTTGTCGTTTAACGGCAGCACGGTTATTGTGTCCGGCTCCGGCAATGTGTCGATCTACGCGATGAAAAAAGCGATGGAGCTTGGCGCTAAAGTGGTTGCTTGCAGCGACTCCAACGGTTATGTTTATGATCCGAACGGCATTGACCTCGAAACGGTTATCCAGCTGAAAGAAGTAGAGCGGAAACGGATTTCCGAATATGCAAAAGCCCGTCCAACAGCCGAATACTATGAAGGCTGCACCGGCATCTGGACGATCCCTTGCGATATCGCTTTGCCCTGTGCAACGCAAAATGAAATTGACGATCAATCGGCCAAAATTTTGATCGCGAACGGCGTTAAAGCGATTGGCGAAGGCGCAAACATGCCGTCTACGCTGGAAGCGATTGACCTGTTCCTGGCAAACGGCGTTTTGTTTGGACCTGCCAAAGCGGCTAACGCAGGCGGCGTATCCGTCTCCGCGCTGGAAATGGCACAAAACAGCATGCGTCTGGCATGGACTTTCGAAGAGGTGGATGCCAAGCTGCATGACATTATGACCAACATCTACCAGAGCAGCATGAAAGCGGCGGAAGAATACGGCCATCCCGGCAATCTTGTCGTAGGCGCCAACATTGCCGGCTTCCTTAAAGTAGCCGACGCTATGCTTGCGCAAGGCGTTATTTAA
- a CDS encoding LLM class flavin-dependent oxidoreductase — protein sequence MTNKAPAMEIGISTFLEATPDPVTGQPYNHAERLRNAVEEIVLADQVGLDVYGIGEHHRADYAGTAPAVVLAAAAGLTKRIRLTSAVTVLSSDDPVRVYESFSTLDGISNGRAEIMAGRGSFIESFPLFGYDLQDYDELFEEKLDLLLAIRQSEKVTWQGKHRPAIHNLGVYPRSVQDPLPVWIASGGNPESAIRAGVLGLPIAFAIIGGMPEKFAPLVNLYKQAAARAGHDPSKLQIATHSHGFIADTTEQAADLFFPSTQAQMTVLGRERGWPAYTREAFDAARSMRGALYVGDPEYVAEKIVLLRQNLGVDRFFLHVNVGTMPHKEVLHAIELLGTKVAPLVRKALA from the coding sequence ATGACCAATAAAGCTCCCGCTATGGAAATCGGCATCAGCACGTTTCTGGAGGCTACGCCTGATCCGGTTACGGGACAGCCGTACAACCATGCCGAACGGCTGCGCAATGCCGTTGAAGAAATAGTATTAGCCGACCAGGTTGGACTGGATGTATACGGCATCGGCGAACATCACCGCGCAGACTATGCGGGAACGGCTCCCGCAGTCGTGCTGGCAGCCGCAGCCGGACTGACCAAACGGATTCGCTTGACCAGCGCCGTCACCGTCTTGTCCTCGGATGACCCGGTCCGTGTTTATGAATCATTTTCGACACTGGACGGCATCTCGAACGGCCGTGCGGAAATTATGGCGGGACGCGGCTCCTTTATCGAATCATTCCCGCTGTTCGGCTATGACCTTCAAGATTATGACGAACTGTTTGAAGAGAAATTGGACCTTCTGCTCGCCATCCGCCAATCGGAGAAGGTGACGTGGCAGGGCAAGCATCGACCGGCTATTCACAATCTTGGCGTCTACCCCCGTTCCGTGCAGGACCCGCTTCCCGTATGGATTGCAAGCGGCGGCAACCCGGAATCGGCGATCCGCGCGGGCGTACTGGGCTTGCCGATTGCGTTCGCCATCATTGGCGGCATGCCGGAGAAGTTCGCTCCGTTGGTTAACCTGTACAAGCAAGCGGCGGCGCGCGCCGGCCATGATCCAAGCAAGCTGCAGATTGCTACCCATTCGCATGGCTTCATTGCGGATACGACGGAGCAGGCGGCCGACTTATTTTTCCCGTCCACACAGGCGCAAATGACCGTTCTTGGACGTGAGCGGGGATGGCCGGCTTATACCCGCGAAGCGTTTGATGCTGCACGGAGCATGCGCGGCGCGCTTTATGTCGGCGATCCGGAATATGTGGCGGAGAAGATTGTGCTGCTTCGCCAAAACCTGGGCGTGGACCGCTTTTTCCTTCATGTTAATGTAGGCACAATGCCGCATAAAGAAGTGCTGCATGCCATTGAGCTGCTTGGAACAAAAGTAGCTCCGCTTGTACGCAAAGCGTTAGCGTAA